In the Fodinicurvata sediminis DSM 21159 genome, one interval contains:
- a CDS encoding site-specific integrase, translating into MPFDTPTLTETSPTFASVLHALETASLDGIADIPDPTRRRLIRDVRQFCRWSGRNPDSLSTHPKTIQSLTKDWTGATFGVSDKRYANVLSSLRKALALASEIPFDRKPVEQLTGHWANLMSGLQRSWAKPVLSPFVRWCAAQGITPDVMTTQIAENYLSYRESRDVRHNRQKLIKQLRNAWARAQRDVTDWPRVPLEIGKSTQGYMLPWEVFPKSLRDEVESYRKSRGVQTGVGSSQDVSLRDVLMKANPELAESNTALSIEDPLGQRTLDEQTHTLRLAASTAVRADGCSPDELISIANITTPASAAATAEEALNRNGRDSSYAGNLIKNLRSIRSRWIGLSEEEKHLFKCLRTKAEEGVDLRAMRPQNREKLTQFDDPARLRRLITWPRRRMMELEQEREHSGRVTQNMALEAQACAMGLLLMSLPVRRSTLKFTSIEENFRWPTIGKGGTATLSYSSQETKTNRPAAVVLSEWKVELLRTYMSEYRPRLLAQGNRNNPYLFPGQKPGQPKSYSKIAKTMTQAIRKQVGVHVNMHFFRHLMASLLLRQSRNLDLARALLGHSDGSAVIKLYAEMQQRWSAEDLDRITTRMAEEHGRLQRSGNAR; encoded by the coding sequence ATGCCTTTCGATACCCCGACTCTCACAGAAACGTCGCCGACCTTCGCCTCCGTCCTGCACGCCCTGGAGACGGCGAGCCTGGACGGGATCGCCGATATACCCGACCCCACGCGCCGGCGCTTGATCCGGGATGTACGCCAATTCTGCCGCTGGTCTGGGCGAAATCCGGACAGCCTGTCGACGCACCCGAAAACGATCCAGTCTCTGACCAAGGACTGGACTGGCGCCACGTTCGGGGTCTCGGATAAGAGATATGCCAACGTGCTTTCGTCACTCCGCAAGGCCCTGGCTCTGGCCAGCGAGATACCCTTCGATCGCAAACCGGTAGAGCAATTAACTGGCCACTGGGCCAATCTAATGTCCGGCCTACAGAGAAGTTGGGCAAAGCCGGTGCTCTCCCCCTTCGTACGCTGGTGCGCCGCTCAGGGCATCACGCCAGATGTTATGACTACCCAAATCGCTGAGAACTATCTGTCCTATCGGGAGAGCCGCGATGTCAGGCACAATCGCCAGAAGCTCATCAAGCAGTTACGTAATGCCTGGGCACGTGCCCAGCGCGACGTCACCGATTGGCCGCGTGTGCCGCTGGAAATCGGGAAATCAACACAGGGTTACATGCTGCCCTGGGAAGTTTTTCCGAAGTCCCTCAGAGACGAAGTCGAGAGCTATCGGAAATCCCGGGGTGTCCAGACCGGTGTTGGTTCCAGCCAAGATGTCTCACTTCGGGATGTGCTGATGAAAGCAAACCCAGAGCTTGCAGAGAGCAATACAGCACTCTCCATCGAGGATCCCTTAGGGCAGCGCACTCTGGACGAACAGACCCATACACTTCGCTTGGCGGCGAGCACCGCTGTTCGCGCGGACGGTTGTTCGCCAGACGAGTTGATCTCCATCGCCAACATCACGACACCGGCCAGCGCCGCCGCAACGGCCGAGGAAGCCCTCAATCGGAATGGTCGGGACAGCAGTTATGCTGGCAACCTCATCAAGAACCTCCGCTCTATCCGCTCACGCTGGATTGGGCTCTCGGAAGAGGAAAAGCACTTGTTCAAGTGCCTGCGGACGAAGGCCGAGGAAGGAGTTGATCTGCGTGCTATGCGGCCGCAGAACCGTGAAAAGTTGACCCAGTTCGATGATCCAGCACGTCTGCGGCGGCTCATTACCTGGCCGCGCCGGCGCATGATGGAACTCGAGCAGGAGCGTGAACACTCAGGTCGGGTGACACAGAACATGGCCCTGGAGGCCCAAGCGTGCGCTATGGGGCTCCTGCTCATGAGCCTCCCGGTACGCCGAAGCACACTGAAATTCACCAGTATCGAGGAAAACTTCCGCTGGCCCACGATCGGAAAAGGCGGGACGGCAACACTGTCCTATAGCTCACAGGAAACAAAAACGAACCGTCCCGCGGCAGTCGTGCTGTCTGAATGGAAAGTTGAACTCCTGCGAACTTATATGAGCGAATACCGACCAAGGCTGTTGGCCCAAGGTAATAGAAACAATCCCTACCTTTTTCCAGGGCAGAAACCTGGACAACCGAAGAGCTACTCCAAGATCGCGAAGACCATGACGCAGGCGATCCGCAAACAAGTGGGTGTTCATGTGAACATGCATTTCTTCAGACACCTCATGGCTTCCTTGCTCCTACGACAATCCCGGAATCTTGACCTAGCCCGCGCTCTACTAGGGCACTCTGACGGCAGTGCTGTTATCAAGCTCTATGCGGAAATGCAGCAACGGTGGTCCGCTGAAGATCTGGACCGCATCACGACGCGCATGGCCGAAGAACATGGGCGCTTGCAGCGGTCAGGAAATGCTCGATAA
- a CDS encoding helix-turn-helix domain-containing protein: MSEQLPSPPPYLTVRQAAELLQVSERTIRRWIQHGLPATRIGQVIRIGHDDLMDFLSGNTADPGGLAPSGRRMDVSLKNNGLF, translated from the coding sequence ATGTCCGAGCAATTGCCTTCCCCTCCGCCTTACCTGACCGTCCGGCAGGCGGCCGAGCTTCTCCAGGTTAGTGAGCGCACGATCCGACGCTGGATCCAGCATGGGCTTCCGGCCACTCGTATCGGGCAGGTCATCAGGATCGGCCATGACGATCTGATGGATTTCCTATCCGGAAACACTGCAGATCCCGGTGGTCTTGCCCCCAGCGGTAGACGCATGGACGTTTCCTTGAAAAACAATGGCTTATTTTAA
- a CDS encoding helix-turn-helix domain-containing protein, which produces MVTPTPAIQRAFERAHERWRSSIEGILKKEGALSLEDAAKMLGTNPETVNQMRKKGRLIGLRGLQGDYRYPPRQLDEDGQPFGELPQLIEKLNGHWAAYRFLTQTHPELEGVTGEDALRQGRGEEVLSVADAISEGSFT; this is translated from the coding sequence GAGCGCGCCCACGAGCGCTGGAGATCGAGTATTGAGGGAATCCTAAAAAAGGAAGGAGCCCTTTCGCTTGAAGATGCCGCAAAAATGCTTGGAACGAACCCGGAGACAGTAAATCAGATGCGCAAGAAGGGTCGTCTTATCGGTTTGCGTGGGCTCCAGGGGGACTACCGCTATCCGCCGCGCCAGCTCGATGAAGACGGCCAGCCGTTTGGAGAGCTGCCTCAGCTCATTGAGAAGCTGAACGGTCACTGGGCGGCCTATCGCTTTCTGACACAGACACACCCGGAACTGGAAGGGGTCACCGGTGAAGACGCCTTGCGTCAGGGTCGCGGCGAAGAAGTCCTGAGTGTAGCTGACGCGATCAGCGAGGGCTCATTTACGTGA